The Centroberyx gerrardi isolate f3 chromosome 12, fCenGer3.hap1.cur.20231027, whole genome shotgun sequence genome has a window encoding:
- the calhm6 gene encoding calcium homeostasis modulator protein 6, whose amino-acid sequence MDKFRTVLNIANKQETNFCFGLLALLTAGGEQIFSSVVFQCPCNSWNFFYGLVFLLVPALALLVLGYILSKKTWKLLTGFCQRKSKLCRWKTLIASVTVFLQISTTAVVAPSSWIAVALLSGNYYECAMTGLNVTAFKEHLCGESVSQSQCQEKLYKFPCGKAVSQADRDDVLATLRAESQILGWLLIASIVVSSLLLTCVARCNSPISYLQLKFWRAYAQEENNLMESYSTKHAKELAERNLKSFFQQTSPDPIVTPSNLDWKKISSLYRFSTKDHYYSTMHQYVENHDYVGGHETDNEMKRMASIKSEGPGANNPTVLAFVDEGQMMP is encoded by the exons atggataaGTTCAGGACCGTTCTCAATATTGCTAATAAGCAGGAGACAAACTTTTGCTTCGGTTTACTTGCGTTGCTGACAGCAGGCGGGGAGCAGATCTTCTCATCCGTGGTGTTCCAGTGTCCCTGCAACAGCTGGAACTTTTTCTACGGCTTGGTATTCCTCCTAGTGCCCGCTTTGGCACTGCTGGTGTTGGGCTACATCTTGAGCAAAAAGACGTGGAAACTGCTCACAGGTTTCTGTCAGCGCAAATCCAAACTGTGCCGCTGGAAAACTCTTATTGCTAGTGTAACGGTCTTCCTTCAGATCAGCACCACAGCAGTGGTGGCACCGTCCAGCTGGATTGCTGTGGCATTGCTCAGCGGTAACTACTATGAGTGTGCAATGACTGGTCTCAATGTGACTGCTTTTAAAGAGCACCTCTGTGGTGAGAGCGTGTCCCAGTCGCAGTGTCAAGAGAAGCTGTACAAGTTTCCCTGCGGTAAAGCTGTGTCGCAGGCGGACAGAGATGATGTGCTTGCCACTCTGCGAGCTGAGTCCCAG ATTCTGGGTTGGCTGCTGATCGCCTCCATCGTGGTGTCCAGCCTGCTCCTGACCTGCGTGGCTCGGTGCAATTCCCCCATCAGCTACCTGCAGCTCAAGTTCTGGAGGGCCTACGCTCAGGAGGAGAACAACCTCATGGAGTCTTACTCCACAAAACACGCCAAGGAGCTCGCCGAGAGAAACCTGAAGAGCTTCTTCCAGCAGACGTCGCCCGACCCCATCGTTACGCCTTCCAACCTGGACTGGAAGAAGATCTCCTCCCTCTACAGGTTTAGCACCAAAGACCACTACTATAGCACCATGCACCAGTATGTGGAGAACCACGATTATGTGGGGGGCCACGAGACTGACAACGAGATGAAGAGAATGGCCTCGATCAAGTCAGAGGGCCCCGGGGCCAACAACCCCACTGTACTTGCTTTTGTGGATGAGGGTCAGATGATGCCCTGA
- the LOC139928724 gene encoding calcium homeostasis modulator protein 5-like gives MDNFQTVLRFFMNQKATIGYSFMALLTIGGERVFSMVSFQCPCNRSQNFAYGLTFLLGPATVLLVLGLFFSSRLWRLYTGCCLNPMKLCPRGNCLNCLRVFVNILSGACVAPIMWLCVALLNGTFYECAVSGLNDNLVVDLFCKNKTADCRQELARVPCDRSKLSSDERMELLLMFRAQSQILGWCIIIIAATVGLLGTCYTNCRSKVSYLQLTFWKRYVEKEKERFDTFALDYATKLAERNLHSFFENKDPDPFPFPNHKAWEQISALYTFSRSEQYYSTLQRYVERADRDFSPEKRPVMDLEHGIEMS, from the exons ATGGATAACTTCCAGACTGTCCTGCGCTTCTTCATGAACCAGAAGGCCACCATCGGCTACAGCTTCATGGCACTTCTGACTATCGGCGGGGAGCGAGTCTTCTCCATGGTCTCCTTCCAGTGCCCCTGCAACCGCAGCCAGAACTTTGCCTACGGGCTCACGTTCCTGCTGGGCCCGGCCACGGTCCTGCTGGTTCTGGGTTTGTTCTTCAGCTCCAGGTTGTGGAGACTCTACACCGGCTGCTGCCTGAACCCGATGAAGCTTTGCCCCCGGGGGAACTGCTTGAACTGCCTCAGAGTGTTTGTGAACATCCTCTCTGGCGCCTGCGTAGCCCCTATAATGTGGCTATGCGTGGCCCTGCTCAATGGGACCTTCTACGAGTGCGCTGTCAGCGGTCTCAACGATAACTTGGTGGTGGATCTATTCTGCAAAAACAAGACGGCGGACTGCCGGCAGGAGCTGGCCCGGGTGCCTTGCGACAGGTCCAAGCTGTCCAGCGATGAGCGTATGGAGCTGCTGTTGATGTTCAGGGCGCAGTCACAG ATCCTGGGCTGGTGTATCATCATCATAGCGGCCACTGTCGGCCTCCTCGGCACCTGCTACACAAACTGCCGCTCTAAGGTGAGCTACCTGCAGCTCACCTTCTGGAAGCGGTatgtggagaaggagaaggagcgcTTCGACACCTTCGCCCTGGATTATGCCACCAAGCTGGCAGAGAGAAACCTCCACAGCTTCTTTGAGAACAAGGACCCCGATCCGTTCCCGTTCCCCAACCACAAAGCGTGGGAGCAGATCTCTGCCCTCTATACCTTCTCCAGGAGTGAGCAATACTACAGCACCCTACAGCGGTATGTGGAGAGGGCAGACAGGGACTTCAGCCCGGAGAAGAGACCCGTCATGGACTTGGAGCATGGCATAGAGATGagctag
- the rwdd1 gene encoding RWD domain-containing protein 1, with product MTDYAEEQRNELEAIESIYPDSFTVLSEEPTSFTITVTSDAGENDEMVEATLKFTYVEKYPDEPPLWEIYSQENLEDADSGDILTLLQQQAEENLGMVMIFTLVTAVQEKLNEIVDQIKNRREEEKRRKEKEAEEAEKVAFQGTVVTIENFLAWKATFELDMAEIRRKRQKEEEQAGKTKLTGKQLFETDHNLDTSDIQFLEDAGNNVEVDESLFQDIDDLDLDEDDPDFDPLEMGSDED from the exons ATGACAGACTACGCCGAAGAGCAAAGAAACGAGCTGGAGGCTATAGAGTCTATCTACCCAGACTCTTTCACAG tgcTCTCAGAGGAGCCCACCAGCTTCACTATCACTGTAACATCAGATGCAGGAGAAAACGATGAAA TGGTGGAAGCGACGCTAAAGTTCACCTATGTGGAGAAATACCCGGACGAGCCTCCGCTGTGGGAGATCTACTCCCAGGAGAATCTGGAGGACGCCGACTCAGGGGACATCCTCACCTTACTGCAGCAACAG GCAGAAGAGAACCTGGGCATGGTGATGATTTTCACCCTCGTGACGGCCGTTCAGGAGAAACTGAACGAAATCGTCGACCAGATCAAAAACAGACGAGAAGAAGAGAAACGGCGGAAAGAGAAGGAGGCGGAGGAAGCTGAGAAG gtggCTTTCCAAGGCACAGTGGTCACCATTGAAaacttcttggcatggaaagcCACGTTTGAGCTGGACATGGCCGAGATAaggaggaaaagacagaaagaggaggagcaggcggGAAAAACCAAACTCACCG GCAAACAGCTGTTTGAGACGGACCACAACCTCGACACGTCGGACATTCAGTTCCTTGAAGACG CTGGAAACAACGTTGAAGTGGACGAGTCGCTGTTCCAGGACATCGACGACCTGGACTTGGACGAGGACGATCCAGACTTTGACCCTTTAGAGATGGGCAGTGACGAGGACTAA